DNA sequence from the Deinococcus multiflagellatus genome:
AAAGCCCAGGCGGCCCGCCAGGGCGTTGAACCACGGCACCGAGGCGCTGCCCACCGGGGTAATCCCCTGCGAGCCCGCCGAGTACAGGTCCAGGTTCAGCGCGAGCACGCGAATCACTTCGCCCAGGCCCAGCGTGATGATGGCCAGATAGTCGCCCTTGAGTTTCAGCACCGGCAGGCCGATCAGCACGCCCACCACGGCGGCCGTGAAGATGGCCAGCGCCAGGAACAGCCAGAAGAACGCGGGGTTGATGCCTCCGGCCAGGGCGCCGGCCTGGCCGGACATCAGCACCAGGGCAGCGCGGGCGGTCAGGATCAGGCCAGCCACCAGGCCGAAGCTGGCCAGACGGAAACTCCAAGTGGTGGCGGCGGTGGCCGCCGTGCGCTGGGTCTGCCGGTTGATGTAGACCATGCTCGCCGCCGTGATGACGGTCAGGGCGAGGCCCAGTGCCAGGGTCCCGGCGTTGGTGGCCCCCGGGTTTTCCCCGAAATACTTCAGGATTTCAGAAAAGCGCGGGCTGGCGAAGATGGACCACGTGTAGGCGCCCACCGCGAAAAAGGCAATGTAGCCCAGGTCCAGCAGGCCGGCCAGACCCACCACGATATTCAGGCCCAGGGCCAGGGCGGCGAAAATCATCACCTGAATGCTCAGGTCCAGCAGGCTGGTGTCGGCGCGCCCGGCCAGCGGCAGCACGAACAGCAGGCTGCCCAGCGCCACAATCAGCTTGACCACCGGATGCGCCCGCCACAGGTAGGCAAAGAGAATGTTGGCCAGAAACAGGCTGACCATCACCGCTTCCACAATGGGATTTTTCAGAATGGTGCCGAGGTGGCCCATCTGGTTGAGCAGGTCGCTGTTGTGCGACACCAGCAAGACGGCGCTGCTGATCAGGAAAAACAGCAGCAGCAGTACCGACTGCTCGGCTTGCGAAGCCCGCGGCGGCTTTCTCGCGGCGGTCATACTTTCTCCACATTGCTCTTGCCGAGCAGGCCGGTGGGCTTAAAGATCAGAATCAGCACCAGCACGATAAAGGCCCCGATGCGCTGGTACGAAGCGTCCACCGCTTCCAGGTTGGCAATCCCAGCCAGGCCGCCCAGCACGCTCATGGCGCCGATCAGGCTCTGGATCACGCCCAGGGTCAGGCCGCCGAGCACCGCGCCCGGAATAGAGCCAATGCCGCCCAGCACGGCGGCCGTAAAGGCAATGATCCCGGGATCAAAGCCGCTGTAGGCGTTCACGGTGCCGAACTTCATGCCGAACAGCACGCCGCTGATGCCGCCCAGCGCCCCGCCAATCAGGAAGGTGGCGCTGATCATGCGGTCGGCGTCAATGCCCATCAGGCCGGCGGTCACGCGGTCCTGGGCCACGGCGCGGATGGCCTTGCCCATGCGGGTGCGGTTCACCAGGTAGTTCAGCGCGCCCAGGCTAACCAGCGACACCAGGATCACGATGATGTCGGTGACTTTCACCCGCACGCCGATGGTGTTCAGGAAGCTGCCCAGGCTGGCGCAGGAGCTGTTGGGACCGCAGAACGGCCCGGCAAAGCCCTGGGGCAGCGTATAGGTCAGGTCAAAGCGGCCCTGGAACCCTTCAATGATGCGCAGGGTGTCTTGCAAGATCAGCGACACCCCAATGGCGGTGATCAGGGGCACCAGCTTGGGGGCGTTGCGCAGGGGGCGGTAGGCGAGGCGTTCAATCAGCACGTTCAGGGCGCCGGAGATGACCATGGCACTCAGCAGGGCAATGAGCAGCTTCAGGTAGCCGTTCATGCTCACGTCCTTGAGCACGCGGAAGACCTCGAAGCCCACCACGGCGCCAGTCACGAACACTTCGCTGTGCGCAAAGTTGATCAGCTGCAGCACGCCGTACACCATGGTGTAACCCAGCGCGATGATCGCGTAGACAAAGCCCAGGACGAGCCCGCCCACAACCACCTCCACCAGAAACGGCGCCAGAGTGGCGAAATCCAAAGAACTCAACTCCTTTCAAACAAGGGGAGGGCGCAGCCCAGGGCCGGGCGGCGCCGCAGGAAGCGGGAAGAGGGGCACAGGGCCCAGAGACACGCGCAGCCGATGGAAAAAGCCAGACACTGCCAGAGCGAACGGTAACGCGCGCTCCTTTTGACCGGTGGTCTGTGGGTATGGTACCCCGGCGAACAATCGGGCGTCATGTGCCCCCCCGGGGTGTCCGGCCTTGCCGATCAGCAAGCAAAAGCCAGCTCTGGCCATACACATGTAAAGGGCCGGGCCGTGTGGCCCGGCCCCAGCATGCGACGGGGGTGGCGTGCTTCCCGGCCCCAGGCATAGACACCTGGGGCGCAGAAGCCTTACTGCTTGACGGGCTTAACGGGAATGCTGGTGCTGAGCTTGAACTGGCCGTTCGTCACGTTCATGACGTACAGGGTGGCGGCCTTGCGGTCACCGGCCGAGTTGAAGCTGACGTTGCCGGAGAGCAGGCCGGTGTAGTTGCCCTTGCGGATGGCGCTTTCCACCTGCGCGCGGCTGGGTAGCTTGTTGCCGTTCGCGCGCACCGCGTTCAGCACGCCCTGCACCACCACCTTCGCCGCGTCGTACCCGAACGCCCCGAAGCCCTGGGCGTCGTCGTTGAAGGTCTTCTTGTAGTTGGCAGCGAACACCTTGGACGCGGGCAGCGCGGTGATGGGCGCGGCGACGGTGGTGAAGTAAATGTTGTTGGCGTTGGCCTGGCCGACGATGACGGGCAGCTCGCCGCTGTCCATGCCGTCGCCGCCCACCACGGGGGTGGCGATGCCGGCTTCACGCAGCTGCTTGATGAACACGCCCACCTGGTTGTAGATGCCGCCGAAGTAGATCGCGTCGGGCCGCTGCAGACGGATCTTGGAAATAATGGTCGAGAAGTCGCTCTTCTCTTCCGTTCCTTCGTTCGCCACCACGCTGACGCCCTTGGCCTTCAGCGCCTTTTCCACTTCCTTGGCCAGACCTTCGCCGTAGGCGGTCTTGTCGTTGAGGACGTAAACCTTCTTGGCCTTGAGGTTGGTGGCGATGAAGTTGGCGCCGGCCGGGCCCTGGGCGTCGTCGCGGGCGACGATGCGGTTCATGTTGCTCAGGCCACGGTCGGTGACCTGGTTGGCGGTGTTGGCCGGGGAGACCATCGCCACGCGGCTCTTGACGAGCACGGCGCTGGCGGGGATGGCCACGCCGCTGTTCAGGGTGCCCACCACGGCCAGAATCTGGCGGTCGGCGGCAATCTTGTTGGCGGCGGAGGTGCCGGTGGCGGGGTCGGCCTGGTCGTCGTAGGGGACGAGGACGAGGTCGAAGCCGAGCTTCTTGAACTGGGCCTTGTACTCGTTGACGGCGAGCTGGGCGCCGTTGCGAATCTGGGAGCCGAGGTCGCTCTGGCCGCCGGACAGGGGGCTGAGGCTGGCGATCTTGATGGTGGTCTGGGCGGAGGCAGTGCCCAGCGCCAGGGCGGCCAGGACGGTCAGCGAAAACGCGGTCTTCTTCATGAATCCTCCGAGTATGAATGCACGTCGGGCCTGAAAAGTTGCCCGGGTGCGGTGTAGAGATGCGGCAATTTTAGAAGCGGCTTTAGGGTCTGTCAATGCGCCATTCATGAGCCAGCTTGAAATGTTTCCGTCATATTGGCAGTGCTGCGCATCATCTGTTGCGAATTTTGAACTTGGTGCGGCAATAATTGTGCGTGAACTTGCACATCGCCTCAAAGTTAGCGACGCCTGGGCGGTTCTGTGCGCAAGTCTGTGTTGGGTTAGGGCCACATTGCGCCGTCCCTGCAAGGGCCAAAACAGAGCCCAATGCGCCGGTTGTCTAAACGAGCAGGGCAAAGAATCGTCAATCCTGGTGGTTGGGCGACGTTTGGCGGCTTCGCATCCACAGCCGCGCAGAAGATTCTGGTGGCGCCCGGCGGGCAGGTGGCCGATCTAGGAGGAGGCGGTCTGGGTGGGGCAAGACCTGCGCTTGCGGGCTCTGGTGTGGGCCGGCTGTATGCAAGTCGGGGTCAGGACAGGGGTGCGGCGGGGGCCATTGCCCAAGGCCCCACCCACAGGACACTGAGCCCTTTTTCTGTCTTCACAGCGGCGGTCAGTTCCTTAAGCACCAGACAGGTGGCCCACTTCCGCCGTGTCTGTGGCAGGGACTTCCTCTGTTTGCCCCAGAGCCCTTGAGGGGCTTCGTGCTCGGGGCTCTGGGGCTCCGCTGTCAGATCAGGTCCAGGTACCGCTCCAGTTCCCAGGCGTGGACGGCCGCGCTGTACTCGCGCCACTCGGCCCGCTTGGCGGCCACGAAATGGTCTAGTACATGGTCGCCCAGCGCGCGGGCCATCACCTCGTCTTTTTGCAATTCGTCCACGGCTTCGCGCAGATCGGTGGGCAGTTCGCGCACGCGGTGGTGGCGTTTTTCGCGCACGGTCATCTTGAAGATGTTGCGCTGAATGGCGGGGGGCGGCTCCATCTCCTGCTCAATGCCGTCCAGGCCGGCGGCCAGCATCACGGCCAGCGCCAGATAGGGGTTGCAGCTGGGGTCCGGCATGCGCATCTCCGCGCGGGTGGAATGGCCGCGCTTGGCCGGAATGCGAATCAGCGCCGAGCGGTTGCTGGTGCTCCAGGCCACGTTGACGGGCGCTTCAAAGCCCGGCACCAGCCGCTTGTAGCTGTTGACCAGCGGGTTGGTGATTGCCACCATGCCGCCTGCATGGTCCAGCAGTCCGGCGATGAACTGCAGCGCGGTGCGCGACAGGCCGTATTCGCCGTCCGGGTCGGCAAAGGCGTTGGCGCCGCCTTTGAAGAGGCTGAGGTGGCAGTGCATCCCCGAGCCGTTCACGCCCGGCATCGGCTTGGGCAGAAAGCTGGCCAGCAGGCCGTATTCCAGCGCCACCCGCTTGACCACAAACTTGAAGGTGGCAATGCGGTCGGCGGTCTCCAGCGCCGGGGCGTAGCGGAAGTCAATCTCGTGCTGGCCGGGCGCGACCTCGTGGTGGGCAGCTTCGATTTCAAAGCCCATCTCGACGAGCTTGTTGGTGATCTCGCGGCGAATGCGCTCGCCCTTGTCAATGGGCGCCAGATCAAAGTAGCCGGCCTTGTCGTGGGTGACGGTGCTGCCCCGGCCATCGGGGGTGCGCTCGAACAGAAAGAACTCGGGTTCGGTGCCCACGAACATCTCGAAGCCCATCGCCGCCGCGCGGGCCATCTGGCGCTGCAGCACCTGCCGGGGGTCGCCCTCAAAGGGGGTGCCGTCGGGCAGGGTCACGTCGCAGATCAGTCGGGCCACCTTGCCGCGCTCGCCTTCCTCACGGGAAAACTGCGGGTAGATCAGAAAGGTGCCCAGGTCGGGCCGCAGCAGCATGTCGGACTCTTCGACGCGGGTAAAGCCTTCCACGGCGCTGCCGTCAAAAGTCACGTCGCCGCTCAGGGCTTTTTGAAACTGGGATTTGGGGACCTCCACGTTCTTGGTGGTGCCCAGAATGTCAGTGAATTGCAGGCGCAGAAATTTAACTTCGGCGTCCTGAAGCTCGGTCAGGATCTGCTCGCGGGTGGGGGTGGCGGGGCGGGGCGTCATGACAGCGGTCCTCCGGAGGGCGCGGGAAATGCCGACATGCTACGGCCTGGACAGAGCAGGGCCAACTGTTTTCCAAGCGTCGGGTCAAAGAGGGACACTTCGCCGGGTCTGACCCAACAAATTGCACAGTGTGGCCCGAGAACCCGGACGACCCCGCCCCGTTCCCGCATCTTGTTCAGAAGTTTGCGTTGACCCTGCCCAGGGCCGCCTCCTATACTCGCGCAGAAGGAAGCCCGGCAGGGGGACACAGGCACAGCGGCGTGCACTTTCACGGGATGCGTCCGGCACGCCCGCTCCGCGCCCCCCGCCCGCGCACAGGGAGCGACATGAACCATGATTTCGATGTGATCTCGGCGGCCCGCAACTGGCGAACCGACGCCTCGACCAGCGCCACCCCCCACGACATCGTGTCTGGGGTGTACGCCAGCGACGTGCTGACACTGGAGGGACTGAAGACCCGCCTGAGCAAGCCGACGTTCAAGAGCCTGCAGGCCACCCTGGAGCGCG
Encoded proteins:
- a CDS encoding branched-chain amino acid ABC transporter permease; the encoded protein is MTAARKPPRASQAEQSVLLLLFFLISSAVLLVSHNSDLLNQMGHLGTILKNPIVEAVMVSLFLANILFAYLWRAHPVVKLIVALGSLLFVLPLAGRADTSLLDLSIQVMIFAALALGLNIVVGLAGLLDLGYIAFFAVGAYTWSIFASPRFSEILKYFGENPGATNAGTLALGLALTVITAASMVYINRQTQRTAATAATTWSFRLASFGLVAGLILTARAALVLMSGQAGALAGGINPAFFWLFLALAIFTAAVVGVLIGLPVLKLKGDYLAIITLGLGEVIRVLALNLDLYSAGSQGITPVGSASVPWFNALAGRLGFEESQYNLLFLYFLVLLVILGIMQVNVRLDKSRIGRAWIAIRDDEVAAQAMGVPLLQTKLIAFATGASFAGVMGMIFAAKQTFISPESFVLNESIMVLAMVILGGMGSIPGVVLGAAVVALLRFRVLPGLGEASANVDWIPQQVNPSQLQKLIFGAILVAMMLLRPEGLLPSRRRQLELHHDENQEDDSGHGNAGALGKGNQGDVYSPGLAPVKENDRSGGAK
- a CDS encoding branched-chain amino acid ABC transporter permease codes for the protein MDFATLAPFLVEVVVGGLVLGFVYAIIALGYTMVYGVLQLINFAHSEVFVTGAVVGFEVFRVLKDVSMNGYLKLLIALLSAMVISGALNVLIERLAYRPLRNAPKLVPLITAIGVSLILQDTLRIIEGFQGRFDLTYTLPQGFAGPFCGPNSSCASLGSFLNTIGVRVKVTDIIVILVSLVSLGALNYLVNRTRMGKAIRAVAQDRVTAGLMGIDADRMISATFLIGGALGGISGVLFGMKFGTVNAYSGFDPGIIAFTAAVLGGIGSIPGAVLGGLTLGVIQSLIGAMSVLGGLAGIANLEAVDASYQRIGAFIVLVLILIFKPTGLLGKSNVEKV
- a CDS encoding branched-chain amino acid ABC transporter substrate-binding protein; translated protein: MKKTAFSLTVLAALALGTASAQTTIKIASLSPLSGGQSDLGSQIRNGAQLAVNEYKAQFKKLGFDLVLVPYDDQADPATGTSAANKIAADRQILAVVGTLNSGVAIPASAVLVKSRVAMVSPANTANQVTDRGLSNMNRIVARDDAQGPAGANFIATNLKAKKVYVLNDKTAYGEGLAKEVEKALKAKGVSVVANEGTEEKSDFSTIISKIRLQRPDAIYFGGIYNQVGVFIKQLREAGIATPVVGGDGMDSGELPVIVGQANANNIYFTTVAAPITALPASKVFAANYKKTFNDDAQGFGAFGYDAAKVVVQGVLNAVRANGNKLPSRAQVESAIRKGNYTGLLSGNVSFNSAGDRKAATLYVMNVTNGQFKLSTSIPVKPVKQ
- the glnA gene encoding type I glutamate--ammonia ligase, with protein sequence MTPRPATPTREQILTELQDAEVKFLRLQFTDILGTTKNVEVPKSQFQKALSGDVTFDGSAVEGFTRVEESDMLLRPDLGTFLIYPQFSREEGERGKVARLICDVTLPDGTPFEGDPRQVLQRQMARAAAMGFEMFVGTEPEFFLFERTPDGRGSTVTHDKAGYFDLAPIDKGERIRREITNKLVEMGFEIEAAHHEVAPGQHEIDFRYAPALETADRIATFKFVVKRVALEYGLLASFLPKPMPGVNGSGMHCHLSLFKGGANAFADPDGEYGLSRTALQFIAGLLDHAGGMVAITNPLVNSYKRLVPGFEAPVNVAWSTSNRSALIRIPAKRGHSTRAEMRMPDPSCNPYLALAVMLAAGLDGIEQEMEPPPAIQRNIFKMTVREKRHHRVRELPTDLREAVDELQKDEVMARALGDHVLDHFVAAKRAEWREYSAAVHAWELERYLDLI